From a single Lolium rigidum isolate FL_2022 chromosome 7, APGP_CSIRO_Lrig_0.1, whole genome shotgun sequence genomic region:
- the LOC124675705 gene encoding pyruvate kinase isozyme A, chloroplastic-like: MAAAHSLLHLAAPKPPAPASAHPPLGGAALSLLRLLPARRPHRLVASCSSALPDLAAFPNPNGLLVAEPAEPVISHVATETELRENGPRSTRRTKLVCTVGPATCGPAELEALAVGGMNVARLNMCHGDRDWHRKVIDAVRRLNEDKGYAIAVMMDTEGSEIHMGDLGGAPAAKAEDGEIWTFSVRSFEAPLPELTVHVNYEGFAEDVRVGDDLLVDGGMARFEVVEKLGPDVKCRCTDPGLLLPRANLTFWRDGSVVREKNAMLPTITSKDWLDIDFGIAEGVDFIAVSFVKSAEVINHLKSYIAARSRGSDIAVIAKIESIDSLTNLEEIIRASDGAMVARGDLGAQIPLEQVPSIQQKIVKLCRQLNKPVIVASQLLESMIEYPIPTRAEVADVSEAVHQRADALMLSGESAMGRYPDKALSVLNSVSLRIERWWREEKHHEALELDDVSSSFSGKISEEICISAAKMANKLEVDAVFVYTKGGHMASLLSRCRPDCPIFAFTNSTSVRRRLNLQWGLIPFRLTFSDDMESNLNRTFSLLKARGMIKSGDLVIALSDMLQSIQVMNVP, encoded by the exons atggccgccgcccactccctcctccacctcgcggcgcccaagccccccgcCCCGGCGTCAGCCCACCCGCCTCTCGGCGGCGCGGCGCTTTCCCTCCTCCGCCTGCTCCCCGCCCGCCGGccccaccgcctcgtcgcctcctgCAGCTCGGCCCTCCCCGACCTCGCCGCCTTCCCCAACCCCAACGGCCTCCTCGTGGCCGAGCCCGCCGAGCCCGTAATCTCCCACGTGGCCACGGAGACCGAGCTGCGGGAGAACGGGCCGCGGAGCACGCGCCGCACCAAGCTCGTCTGCACCGTGGGCCCCGCCACCTGCGGCCCCGCCGAGCTCGAGGCGCTCGCCGTCGGCGGGATGAACGTCGCGCGACTCAACATGTGCCACGGGGACCGCGACTGGCACCGGAAGGTCATCGACGCTGTGCGCAGGCTCAACGAGGACAAGGGCTACGCCATCGCCGTCATGATGGACACTGAGGGGAGTGAGATCCATATGGGGGACCTCGGAGGCGCGCCCGCGGCCAAGGCGGAG GATGGAGAAATCTGGACATTCAGCGTTAGATCTTTTGAGGCACCTCTCCCAGAACTAACTGTTCATGTGAACTACGAAGGCTTCGCTGAAG ATGTGAGAGTTGGTGATGATCTTCTTGTCGATGGTGGAATGGCTCGGTTTGAGGTTGTTGAGAAACTAGGACCAGATGTTAAGTGCCGTTGCACAGATCCTGGTTTGCTGTTGCCACGTGCCAATCTTACATTTTGGCGGGATGGCAGTGTTGTCCGCGAGAAGAATGCTATGCTTCCGACAATTACATCTAAG GATTGGCTTGACATTGATTTTGGGATTGCTGAAGGTGTAGATTTTATTGCAGTTTCATTCGTCAAGTCAGCTGAAGTAATTAACCATCTAAAGAGCTACATTGCAGCAAGGAGTCGTGGCAG TGACATAGCGGTCATTGCAAAGATCGAGAGCATCGACTCTTTAACAAACTTGGAGGAGATCATCCGTGCATCAGATGGTGCCATGGTAGCCAGAGGGGACTTGGGGGCACAAATCCCCTTGGAACAGGTCCCTTCAATACAGCAAAAGATAGTTAAACTCTGCAGGCAGCTAAACAAGCCAGTCATCGTGGCTTCTCAGCTTCTCGAGTCAATGATCGAGTATCCCATACCCACCAGGGCGGAAGTTGCCGATGTTTCTGAAGCAGTCCACCAACGTGCAGATGCTCTTATGCTTTCTGGCGAGTCAGCAATGGGGAGGTATCCAGATAAGGCTCTCAGTgtcctcaatagtgttagcttgaGGATTGAGAGATGGTGGAGGGAGGAGAAGCATCATGAGGCACTAGAACTTGATGATGTTTCGTCTTCTTTCTCTGGTAAAATATCAGAAGAAATCTGCATTTCAGCAGCGAAAATGG CTAACAAATTGGAAGTGGATGCTGTTTTTGTCTACACAAAGGGTGGCCACATGGCGTCCCTGTTGTCACGTTGCCGTCCTGACTGCCCGATCTTCGCTTTCACGAACTCGACGTCCGTCAGGAGACGGCTGAACCTCCAATGGGGCCTCATTCCCTTTCGCCTCACCTTCTCTGACGACATGGAGAGCAATCTAAACCGTACATTCTCCCTGCTCAAGGCCAGGGGCATGATCAAGTCCGGTGACCTGGTGATCGCTCTCTCTGACATGCTGCAGTCCATCCAGGTGATGAACGTACCATGA